The window CGCGGACGTCAATCCTATGTGAAATCACatttcttttttcattttcaaaacatattatttatatacatttttAGTAACAGATATAGATCATCTTAACTCGATACAATAACACATACATAATAAATTAACTGTTCATTCATATACTGACCAAATAAAAGgcaaatatattatataatatgctCTATAATTAAGACAGTACCAAAACTCCACTCTACATGGATCATCAACAAACATTGGGCCCGAAACCAACAAAGCCATTTGCTCCATCAAAAGAGATTTGAATCCCTTCTTGTTGAATGTTCCCTATTATGGAAAGCCTCGAGCTAGATGGTGCAAACGCAAAACAGAATGTGCCACTTTCGTCAACCGGAATCAGGAAGTTCCTTGCCGGAAGGGTCAGTATCGGGCCACCTGACAAGAAAAACGAAACCGTTGGTACCCGAACCGTTATGAATCCACCCAAATCATAGCACGTGTCGAATATAGAAACTCCACGGGCTCGAGGTAGGTTTCCCGTCTCGGCTATGAAAGTGTCTCGAAATGCCACATAAGCTTCCGTAGGCAAGCGCGTCACGGCGGTGCCCGTGTCCATTACAACTCCACCGTCGCCGAATTCGGTTATTTGAAAGGTGTTGTCGGGCAACGGTACCCGTTCACCTCCAACCCCGAGGCCCAAAAGTCCAATATAGTAAAAACTTGGGGCTCGAGGATTTCTTAGCAGCGGAACCCAAGCAGCACCCACGGGCAGCACGGAGCGACCAAACTCTAGCGACCCGGATGACTCGGTTCCCCGGCTCACTAAACAATAGCTAAATGCTCCACCCGTTTGCCCGCCCAACTGACCCACGATGGACATGGACCCTCCACCAAGACCCAACAACCCGGAAGCCCCAACAAACATGCCCCGATTTATATGCCCGCACCCAATAGCCACGTTCTGGACCATCGTGTGCCCGATGGTCAGTGTCTCCAAGGCTAAGTTCCCTTTAGTATACGACCCGTCTCCGTACGAAACCTCGTATTTACACCAACCCGAGTGGCAACCAGAATTCTCGACCCGATCACAAACCGTGGAGCTGCATGAGACACCCGAGAAGGAAGCGGAATAGACCGGGTCGAATACCGGGTCGGATTGATGGTAACACTGTCTACAAGGTTGGCATTGGACCCACACAATATCGCTCCCCGTATCAATCACCATGTATTGGCTTCTGGCCGGGCTACCGACACCGATCCTCACGAAATATTCTCCACTCCCTTCCTTCATTCCGGAAACCACCTCCGACCCAAATCCGGCAACCTCATACTCGGCGGCGGCGTCACTGGATAGCCGGTGGATCAAGCTAGCAACCCTTGTGGCATCCCTTTTCATTCGGCTTGCAAAACGACTGCGGTGGTCTTTATGCCATGAAAATGATATCTTGTCTCTGTGAACCAAATTTAGCTTCACGCTGGAATTACGACTGATTGCTTCTTGAGCTGATCCATGATCAGTATCTTCAACACTACTGAAGTCACTGGTGGGACTGGGGCGGGGACGTGGGCGGAGCTTTGTGGCGGCGATGGATTTCTTGATGTTGAGTTGTTCAAACGGAGGAAAAGGGATTGCATGGCCGGCGGAGGTGGTGATAACCAGGTGGGATAGAGTAGTATGCGGCGGCAGCACAACAGTAAGCAAGAGAAATACTTGAAAGACAACAAAGACGAGCATTTTTGAAGGATTCAACTTTATAGTTGGATGGGTTGCTTTTGTGTGGGAGTGAAAGAATGAGCATTTATTTGCTTCGGGTTTTGGGATTATATGTGACCAGAGAAAAAAGGTGGAACTgtatgcaacacatataattgGAGTGAgaggattttattttttattattgctcccctaatatttttttttaactaaTATATCCTGTTAACTGAATCTTATAAACGTACAAATATTGttaaaatttattgaataataACAAAATAAGAATGTTTTCTTATAACTGTTAATTCGACGGGTTCAGAtcaagataaaaatttgtgttagacggtctcacgggtcgtatttgtgagacggatctcttatttgggtcacctatgaaaaatattactttttatgctaagagtattactttttattgtgaatataggtagggttgacccgtctcacagattatgatccatgAGACGATCTCAAATAAGACACACTCTCAAATCAAATTGAAGCAAatatttcctatgaattttactatgtaacattattttttatcctttaataaaatacttaaataaaaattcaaaccacatattaataatatttaaatttaaattttaaacacataataataaaacatcaattaaatatgataattatgtTTCGTtagtttaaatatttaaatttaagagTCTAATTGTCTAAATTATTAATTCtccaaaaaaaatttgtttaaaaaaatacaatatttcacaaaataaatattacatgataaaatttattaaatctgTAAGGTTCAAAATGAgataacgtaatccaactgcatgtaaATTTAGGGAAAATGACGagttaaatggttttaatttcatgaattaattatggtgTGCAtggttacatgtttaaaatatagttttatattaaaattgtgTTTTAGAGGTTATTCGAGACGTGATTGAAGAACAGAGACCAACGGCTgaaaaagagaaaatatttttattaaataattatttttaattgtttaatatatgatatatttttatggagatttttgaaaatgagctATTATGAGATGCTTTTACGCACCGAGTAGTATTTTAAACTGGTATTCAATTTTCGACGAAAATAAGAACTTTTCGAtaactcggctaatattttcacaaacttttttaaacaaaatattttaaatattaactaaGGGGCTTAATGGACTATTATACTTAGTTAATGGGCATAATCTTGTACCATGTGTTTTAATTAGAAAAAAAAGTCTAAAACCCTATCCTCAAACCCCATAATCACACGGCCCAACCCCTCAAAGCACTAGGACTGTTTCATCAGCATTCAAAGCACACACTCACACGTATTTTCATAGGAAAGTCACGagaatttaaataatttcagCAAGGGTCCATCTCGGTCGACGTTCCTCGCATCGCAAGACGTTTTTTCGTGCGtaataaacgcaaaggcacgccttaatctactttttctcatctatcacatcatATTATAGGTTGGATGTATGGTTGCATGAAAAATAGATAGCCCTTgcatttattttcgtttttatgcctTGCTACGCCAAAAACTCATGTTTTAATTATTCAGCACTCTTCCTAACGAggcacaaaggggctgccatggtaggggAACTTGAAGGGATGTTTTTCCAACACGATAAGGGTCCTTAGATGAAAGGGTGAAGCCTGGTATGGTGCATCAATAAGAGCCGATCGTGCTAGAGGTTCTAAGGCTAGGGCTTGTGGTTTTCAATGGAAAAGGAAAAGGGGCCGCGTGGGGTGTCTTCCAGGTGAAGGGCTGGGCTCCTGAGGGTCCAGCCTCGAGCCATGGTGGTCCACACAAGGCTGGAGAGGCTAGGGAGGAAGGGCGCACGTCTAGGGCACCACCTAGCTGCGGTCGAGAAGATTAGAGAAACCATGCATGTCCTCGTGCATGGCTCGAGAGTCCTGGACAAGGAAGGTCTTAAGGGGCTCGGTCTAGGACCTAAGAGGGTTGGTCGGGGGCTGGTCCACTAGCTTAGGGGCTAGGTTGAAGAAATTGGTGCATGCATGAACTAGGTTTTGCGAAAAATAGGAGCACAAAAATTCAGTAGGTGGTCATTGGCTGGTCCAATGGTCTAATGGGCTTGCATGGGGTTGTATATGGTTTTGTTAGGTTTTATTATGCTTTGGTCCAAGTTTGTTTAAGCTTCGAGTccatacgagtcaaaaccggtatgtacgtctaagtttaaatACAAATTGGGAAATTAGTCGAGAAGattaagtttacgtctaagaaatatacatgggtgtattttaaggtgttaaGTTAATTTTAGATGGATTTGGGTTGTCGTTTAAGGTCTAAGGATAAATTgggaaagttagggtttcaggggcgaacggtcattttacacctgaaaaatgttagacgttTTGACAGTGCTATGAATTCTATAATAAATCTTAGAAtgttatttcaaatgtttatggaattttatgatgaaatgtTAATGCCAAAATACatattgcatgcttggtttaacaGAAAAATGTTGTATATACAtggatttttataagtgatggaaatatgaatATTTTAACCTAGAGCCATTTGCCTGCTTCTTTCTAGGCTATAGTTTACAATCTTATAGATGTCTTTAGCCACCCACGCTATTAGAGTCATCTTTGAAGCCACGAATTAGTCCTTACTCATAGTAGAGTGTAAGGTAGGTTTGGGTATAGCAGGACTTGAACCTGGGTTTGAAACTCGCGTTTTTGTGTACAGAGATCGATGTCCTAGATCTTTCAGAAGTGAAATTCAATCGGCCTCTCTGCGACATCAGAAAGATCTTTCTCCACCCTAGGTTCTTTGACAGAGCTGAAAGAAGGTGGAAAAAGGAGCTTCTTCAAGGaaggtgaattgattgtgactaatacgatgatatgtaaggccaggGCTCAGCTGACGGTTGAGATTATCGCTAATGTCCCCACTGCCCGGTACCGTGgtaatacgtagatggatccatggACCTACAACTAACACGAAAGTCAAAATTgaggatctgaattcaataaaaagggaaacatatatgtatatggTAAAAGAAATATAATACGATGAAAGGAAAAACGTTTaaatttatgcatgtttatgaaaCACTAGTttcttaaaagtattttcaataTTGCatgtgaatatatatgtattacttgttatcatgatTAGATctgctgagtcaatagactcactaggtgtgatcgatacaggtcagcttgatattgatggaggtcttgatggttgaagtagctggactgaaggtgtatACAACCCGGGAACCGTCGCTGGTTTTCCGCactatgatttatgattacttTAAGATTTTACGACTTATATGATTTTGAAAagttttgaaagatttaaaagtttatgctttattttggtAAAATGTTAATTCAGGTTTGGGTGACGATTTACGATTTTAcgttttgaattgagttattttggattttcaaatatttagttggagagtttattttaaatggtgtCAAAAAAATAATGTGTGTATAGTTACATATTTCGGCCAAAAGTTGAGAAAAAAAATGTCTAGCATATTTTATAGAAAAACGAGTTGTTGATGTTTCAATTGGTATGAGAGCAATGTTCCtgcaaagggttgtgccaccgccagttCCGGAAAGCttagtcgtcaagcctcaagtaAGTAAGTTTAATTGTTttacatgatttttatgatagTACCTGGatgtttacatgttttatacgTTTAAGTTGCATGATTAGAAACTtatatttaaatgcatgttggttatatttagaatttggaaaacgttcAAATATTATGCCTCTTACACGCGCCCCTAGTACCGATAGGTAAGTTGAGACTAATCGGGATCGTCAAGGGAATGCATCACCACCTCCTAATGGGAATGATGTTACACGTGTTCTTGAGGGCATGGCACATTTCTTTGAGCAGCAAGCTCATCATGCTCCGAGGACACAACACGACATGCATGATCAGTTCCAAAGGAATTTTTTGGAACCACCGACTCATTTGCTGCTGAGGGTTGGATTCGATCTCTTGAGGTTTATTTCCGTTAACTGAATATGGGAGATGCTAACCGAGCTAGGTGTGCTACGTATATGCTGCGAGACGATGCTTCTCTTTGGtgggaaggagctgaacatggtGTCAATCTTGCCACACTTACTAGGGAGCAATTCAAGAACATTGTCTATAAGAAGTATTTTACTACTACCGACATCCGATGGCACCTGAAGAGGGAGTTCACGAGTCTCCGTCAGGAGGACACGACTGTGGCTGAGTTTGTGAGAAAGTTTAATAGGGGTTGTACTTTGTACCCTTTATTGCTCGGGATTTTGTTGAGAAACTAAGGCACTTCATGGATGGCCTTCGACCTACCATACGCCTAGATGTGATGATGATGTGACCGATGGACTATGCAGCTGCCACTTCTTGTGCACTCCAAGATGAGCAAgtattgaaagatattgattttgagtttcAGCGCAAGAGGCACCAGCACCATCAGAGCTCTCAGTCAGTCAAAAGGCAATTCACGGGACCTCCGAAAGCTCAAGGGAAACAAAAGCCCCAAGGACAATGGAAGAAGATGGGACAATTGAAGCCACCACAGCCCGGAGCACAAAAATCCGAGGAGAAACCATTATGCAAAGCATGTAATCGCTTACACTatggcaagtgcatgtggggatCATATAGGTGCTTCATATGCAAGGAAGAGGGACATAAAAATGCTGATTTCCTGAAGAAGAGAGGACCAACTGTAGGTAGAGCTTATGTGATACATGCTGAAGAAGCCGAGGAGGAGTCAGGAACGACTCTAATCATTGGTAACCtagttatttaacattttattgcatgaaatcTTAAATTTGTTATGAGAATTGATTGGGATAATGAAGAACCTAGAAAAAATTAAGTTGCATGCTCTACTATAATTGGATTTAAAGGATAACATAGAAAATGATAGAAATTTAGCATAAAATATAAGCCTGAATAATGCAAAGGAATGAAACAAATCCAAATAAGAATTTTAAGGCTTGAAGTTGAGAAAATCGAGAATTTGGGCATGTATTGTATTTTTCGAAAAACCTAGTGGACAAAATGCAAAATTCAAAACCTTAAAGGGCTTAATTGCACTTGGCCGAGATCTCTAGGACTAATCCGGAATTTCAAGAGTCCAAGGGCTGAGATCGAAGAGAGAAAGAAATTCAAGGGTAAAAtctagaattttttaaaattcaaggACTAAATTGTAAACTTTAAAAAGTTTAGGGGTTGTTTAGAAAATCAAAGGTAAGCAAGGGCTGTTTTCAAGAATTCTGAAATTCTGAGGGCTAAAACAATGATTTTCAAAAGTCTGGGGCCCAAATTGATGGAATTAGACATATATGGGGTCATGATGCAAATTCTCGAAATATGTAGGACTAAATTGTAGATTTTTGAAATTCTTAAGGGTTGGaaatgatattttcaaaaatatagggttAAAAATGCAATTTTCGAGAAATATTAGGATCCAAGTATtgaattttagaaaaatttgtGGGAAAATAATGATAGAAACTCCTTAAGTTTCAACACAACTGGATTTGAGGGGATAATTTTCACAGAAAGGATATTCATTTTAGATGTAGCCACCTACGCATTGATGGATTCGGGAGTACACACTCATTCACATCCGAGAAATTAGTCAAGCGACTAAAGATTATACCTGAGGATATGGGATTGAGCTTCAATGTTTCTATACCTTCTGGTGATCAAATGGTCTCCTCGAGCATTGTAAGGAATCTAGAGCTTCGTTTGCAAAAACGATATGGCTTGGGCAGATCTTATCGTACTCCCAATACCTGAATTCGAagacatatttttcatggattggctatcattgaatggagcttcgatagaTTTTCGGCAGAAGTCAGTGTCTATTTGACTGCCAAGCGTGAAATCTTTTATCTTTGAGCCAACAAGGAACAAGCAAATTCCGCACATCATGTCCTGCATCAGTGCAAGGAAACTTATTAAGCGAGGCTGCCAAGCTTTTCTAGCATGTGTTACTTCAGAACATGTTCCTGTCAATCAGAAGTTAGAGGATGTTGAGATCGTCAGAGACTTTTCTTGTGTCTTCTCTATGGACGTTTCTGGCGTTCTACCAGACCGAGAAGTGGAATTTGCTATCGAGTTGATGCCGAGCACTGTGCCAATTTCTAAGGCACCATATCGTCTAGCACCCGCCGAGATGAAAGAGCTAAAGGATCAAATCCAAGAATTgttggacaagggttttattcgctcTAGTtgttctccatggggcgcgTTGGTATTATTCGTGAAGAAAAAAGATGGAAGTATGCGACTCTACATTGATTATCGAGAGTTGAATAGAGTCaccatcaagaataagtatcccttGCCTAAAATTGAAaacttatttgatcaatttcaaggagcatcgattttctcgaagatagatcttcATTCGGAATACCATCAGTTAAAAGTGAAAGACTctgatgttcataagacaacTTTTAGGACTCGACATGGGCACTAAGAATTTATGgttatgccatttgggttgaccaatgcgccagcgatatTCATAgacctcatgaatcgcgtatttcagctgtATATGGATCAATTcatcatagtattcattgatgCCATGCTGATTTACTTGAATAGACAAGAGGAGCATAGTCAGCACTTGAGAACGATGATACAAATATTGCAAGATAGAAAGTTATTCGTTAAGTTCAGAAAGTGTGAGTTTTAGCTCGAGAGAGtagcgttcttaggccacatcatttctagaGATGGAGTGGAGGTTGGTCCGAGCAAAGTCGAGGCAGTTAGAGAAAGGCCAGTACCGAAGAGCGTAATCAAGATCTGTAGTTTCTTGGGTCTAGCTGGCTACTACCGAAAGTTCATTTAATGTTTCTCTACTATCGCAGTATCCTTGACCGCTTTGCAAAATTTATTTGGGGAACCGAATGCCAAGAGAGTTTTGAGAAGTTGAAGCGATCTTTGACTTCAGCACCAGTTCTGTCGATGCCATTGGGACAAGGAGAGTTCTCTACATGGACGCATCGAAACTTGGTTTTGGTGCACTCTTGATGCAAAACGAtcgagttatagcttatgcatCTAGACAATTAAAatttcatgagaagaattacccgacaCATGACCTAGAGCTCGCAACAGTAGTGTTTGCATTGAActtttggagacattacttacaTGGGGAGAAGTACAAGAATTTCACCGACCATAAGAacttgaagtacttcttcacctAAAACGAGTTGAAtttgaggcaacgaagatggttAGATTTGGTAAAGGACTATAACTGCgatattagctaccatccagaAAAAGCTAATGTAGTAGCGGACTCATTGAGTCGAAAGACAACAGTCATTACTCAGTTATCACTCCAAAGACCATTGTAGTACGAGATTCAGCAATTCGAGCTTGCAGTTTAAACTAGGGGCAAGGCCCCCAATATTGTTACTATTACAGTTCGGTCGACTCTGAGGGATAGAATTCGAGAAGGTCAGTCTTCTGATGAGCAATTAAAAAAATGGAGACTGAGAGATGAAGCTAAGGGTCGGAAGCTGTATTTTGAGGATGATGGCATAATTCGATATCGAGATtgactatgggttcctagtggcgATTCATTGCGAGAAGTTATTATAAAGGAAGCTCACAATACCTCGTACTCCATTCATCCTGGAAGTACGAAGATGCACAATGATCTGCAGTTATTTTATTTGTGGCCGAGCATGAAGCAAGACGTCTTGCGTTTTATGTCTGAGTGTTTGACATGTCAGCAAGTTAAGgctgagcatcagaggccagtcAGAAAGCTTAAGacacttcctattcccgagtggaaatggaaaAATATTCTATGGATATTTTGTGGGACTGCCAAGACTATCAAGGGATACattgccatttgggtgatagtagatcgtcttacaaaatcaacgcattttctacctatcaaGACGAAATTCACCATGACACAATACGCAAAGATGTATATTCGAGAGATAATCCGACTaatgggattccagtgtctatCGTTTCTGAAAAAGATCTGAGGTTCATCTTATCTTTCTTGAAGAGTCTACATGCAGCGATGGGAACAAAGTTGTTATTCCGTACAACATTTCATCCTCAAACCTATGGTCAGACTAAAAGggtgattcaaattttggaggatctactccGAGCTTGTGTTATTTATTTCCAAGGAATTTCGGTGTTATATAAGAATTTAATAGGTGTGGGGCCcacgtcaaaataaaatattcagaATTTCGTTATCCCACATCGAAAGAATCTGAAAGTTGGAGGGAATTTGTTATAAATTGAGTCTTCCTTGTTTGCTTTTAACatcccaaaatcaaaagcttttcagctttgataaaaagagagtgcatagaaaaaaagagtgtatttttttcttgagtgcgggaattctgttgtgtgagttagagaaatTATTTTCTCGGTATAATCGGGGGTTGGGATCGTGAGATATTGAGTGTAttggtgtatacacttgttgtaatatttcttccagttataaaagttgcagtgctccgtggacgtagcctatattgggtgaaccacgtaaatctttgtgttattgttggttattttattccgcatttTTGTGTGTTATTATCATCGTGATCGGCATCGCTTCGGGATAATTCcccaacaactggtatcagagccttgttgtgaaaattcttaaaaattctgagtatgctttgtggttgcagctttgtctgatcttccacatcagaaaagattttttagattttttgctAAGGCTAGAGAAGTGATTGCCGGAGATGATGGATCGGGACCGGGAATCAACAAGTTCGACGGAGCAGATTTTTTCGTTCTGGCGGTTACAGATAATAGATTATCTGTACAGTAAGAAGTTGCATCAACCTCTATCTGGAAAGAAGCCggaaaagatggaggatgatgaCTGGAAGCTTCTTAACCGACAAGTGTTAGGTGTAATACGATTGACCCTAACGAAGAACGTGGCACATAACGTGGCGGAGGCAAAAACAACGGAGGAGATGATGTCCATTTTTTCGGACATGTACGAAAAGCCATCGACAAATAATAAAGTACATCTCATGAAAAAGTTATTTAACTTGAAGATGAGAGAAGATGCATCGGTGGTTAAACACATCAATGAATTCAACACGATTGTTTCATAGCTAACATCGGttgaaattaaatttgatgatgagattcggGCACTTATTCTTTTGGCGTCTTTACCAGACAATTGGGAACCGATGCGGGCAGCGGTTAGCAACTCTGTTGGAAATGGGAAACTACAACTCAATGATGtcagagatcaaattcttgccgaAGAAGTGCGCAGGATGGATTCTGGTGAAGGAACATCATCAAGTTCTGCTCTAAATCTCGAGAACAGAGGAAGGGGCAGGAGTGGAGAAAAGAGTTTTAACCAATGGCATGGTGGGTCCAAgtcaagaaatggaaaagacAAAAGCAACTTTGAAAAGAATTTGAAGTGCTGGAGCTGTGGTGAGACTGGTCACTTGAAAAATAATTGCAAATCAACAAAGAACAATGATAATGTTGTTACTGAGGAGGTACATGATGCTCTATTACTATCCATGGAAAGCCCGGTTGATTCTTGGGTTATGGACTCGGGAGCTTCGTTTCATACCACTGGTAATCGTGATGTATTCGATAATTACATTGCGAGAGATTACGGAAAAGTTATGGAAAACCTTTGGAAATAATTGGTATGAGTGATATCCGGATGAAGATGACAAATGGATCTGTCTggaaaatcaacaaagtaaGTCATGTACCAAAGTTGACACACAATCTGATTTCAGTGGGACAGCTTGACGACGAAGGTCATAAGGTGACCTTTGGTGATGGTTCTTGGAAAGTGAAAAAGGGAGCCATGATTGTTGCTCGAGGAAAGAAAACTGGAACATTTTATATGACTTTCAGTTTGAGAAATAAATTAGCGGCTGTGGATGCTGGAGCTAATTCAAGTCTATGGTATAGTAGGCTTGGGGATACGAGTGAGAAGGAAATGAAAATGCTTGTTTCAAACGGAAATCTACTGGAATTAAAGATCGTTGAACACAAGCTGTGTGAAGCTGTATTTTTTGGAAAGCAGAAAAAGGTGAGCTTTTCAAAGAGGTTAGagaactgaaatcagctgattTGGAGCTGGTACATACTGATGTATGTGGATCATCTCCTgtgacatcccttggagatcacTCAAGATATTATGGCACTACTGTTGACGATTTCGAGCAGGAAATTTTGGGTTTATTTGCGAAAAATAAATCGGATGTTTATGAGACATTTAAACAGTGGGAGTTAGCCATGGAAGATGTGATGGATTCACTGTTCATCCAATCACATGTGGGAGTTGTCAGAACTTCCTGAAGGTAAAAGGTTTTACATAGCAAGTGGGAGTACCGGTTAGAACACAGCGGTAGCAAGCGGTACAAaga is drawn from Primulina eburnea isolate SZY01 chromosome 10, ASM2296580v1, whole genome shotgun sequence and contains these coding sequences:
- the LOC140803832 gene encoding protein ASPARTIC PROTEASE IN GUARD CELL 2-like, whose protein sequence is MLVFVVFQVFLLLTVVLPPHTTLSHLVITTSAGHAIPFPPFEQLNIKKSIAATKLRPRPRPSPTSDFSSVEDTDHGSAQEAISRNSSVKLNLVHRDKISFSWHKDHRSRFASRMKRDATRVASLIHRLSSDAAAEYEVAGFGSEVVSGMKEGSGEYFVRIGVGSPARSQYMVIDTGSDIVWVQCQPCRQCYHQSDPVFDPVYSASFSGVSCSSTVCDRVENSGCHSGWCKYEVSYGDGSYTKGNLALETLTIGHTMVQNVAIGCGHINRGMFVGASGLLGLGGGSMSIVGQLGGQTGGAFSYCLVSRGTESSGSLEFGRSVLPVGAAWVPLLRNPRAPSFYYIGLLGLGVGGERVPLPDNTFQITEFGDGGVVMDTGTAVTRLPTEAYVAFRDTFIAETGNLPRARGVSIFDTCYDLGGFITVRVPTVSFFLSGGPILTLPARNFLIPVDESGTFCFAFAPSSSRLSIIGNIQQEGIQISFDGANGFVGFGPNVC